One Oryza brachyantha chromosome 3, ObraRS2, whole genome shotgun sequence DNA segment encodes these proteins:
- the LOC102703952 gene encoding phytochrome B encodes MASGSGATPTRSPSSARPAAPRHHHHHSQSSGGSTSRAGGGGGGGGGAAAAESVSKAVAQYTLDARLHAVFEQSGASGRSFDYTQSLRAPPTPSSEQQIAAYLSRIQRGGHIQPFGCTLAVADDSSFRLLAFSENAADLLDLSPHHSVPSLDSSAPPPVSLGADARLLFSPSSAVLLERAFAAREISLLNPLWIHSRVSSKPFYAILHRIDVGVVIDLEPARTEDPALSIAGAVQSQKLAVRAISRLQALPGGDVKLLCDTVVEHVRELTGYDRVMVYRFHEDEHGEVVAESRRSNLEPYIGLHYPATDIPQASRFLFRQNRVRMIADCHAAPVRVIQDPALQQPLCLVGSTLRAPHGCHAQYMANMGSIASLVMAVIISSAGEDDHNIARGGIPSAMKLWGLVVCHHTSPRCIPFPLRYACEFLMQAFGLQLNMELQLAHQLSEKHILRTQTLLCDMLLRDSPTGIVTQSPSIMDLVKCDGAALYYHGKYYPLGVTPTEAQIKDIIEWLTVCHGDSTGLSTDSLADAGYPGAAALGDAVSGMAVAYITPSDYLFWFRSHTAKEIKWGGAKHHPEDKDDGQRMHPRSSFKAFLEVVKSRSLPWENAEMDAIHSLQLILRDSFRDSAEGTSNSKAIVNGQVQVGELELRGIDELSSVAREMVRLIETATVPIFAVDTDGCVNGWNAKVAELTGLSVEEAMGKSLVNDLIFQESEEIVNKLLSRALRGDEDKNVEIKLKTFGSEKSKGPIFVIVNACSSRDYTKNIVGVCFVGQDVTGEKVVMDKFVNIQGDYKAIVHNPNPLIPPIFGSDENTCCSEWNTAMEKLTGWPRGEVIGKLLVGEVFGNCCRLKGPDALTKFMIVLHNALGGQDCEKFPFSFFNKNGKYVQALLTANTRSKMDGEAVGAFCFLQIASPELQQAFEIQRHHEKKCYARMKELAYIYQEIKNPLNGIRFTNSLLEMTDLKDDQRQFLETSTACEKQMSKIVRDASLQSIEDGSLVLEKGEFSLGSVMNAVVSQVMIQLRERDLQLIRDIPDEIKEASAYGDQYRIQQVLCDFLLSMVRFAPAENGWVEIQVRPNIKQNSDGTDTMLFLFRFACPGEGLPPEVVQDMFSNSRWTTQEGIGLSICRKILKLMGGEVQYIRESERSFFHIVLELPQPHQAASRETS; translated from the exons ATGGCTTCGGGTAGCGGCGCCACGCCCACGCGCTCCCCCTCCTCGGCGCGgcccgcggcgccgcggcaccaccaccaccactcgcAGTCCTCGGGCGGGAGCACGTCCCGCGCGGGAGGGggtggcgggggcgggggcggcgcggccgccgcggagtCGGTGTCCAAGGCCGTGGCGCAGTACACCCTGGACGCGCGCCTCCACGCCGTGTTTGAGCAGTCGGGCGCGTCGGGCCGCAGCTTCGACTACACGCAGTCGCTGCGCGCGCCGCCCACCCCGTCCTCCGAGCAGCAGATCGCCGCCTACCTCTCCCGCATCCAGCGCGGCGGGCACATCCAGCCCTTCGGCTGcacgctcgccgtcgccgacgactcCTCCTTCCGCCTCCTCGCCTTCTCCGAGAACGCCGCCGACCTGCTCGACCTGTCGCCCCACCACTCCGTCCCCTCTCTCGACTCctccgcgcctcctcccgttTCGCTGGGTGCAGACGCGcgcctcctcttctcccccTCGTCCGCCGTCCTCCTCGAGCGTGCCTTCGCCGCGCGCGAGATCTCGCTGCTCAACCCGCTCTGGATCCACTCCAGGGTCTCCTCTAAACCCTTCTACGCCATCCTCCACCGCATCGATGTCGGCGTCGTCATCGACCTCGAGCCCGCCCGCACCGAGGATCCTGCACTCTCCATCGCTGGCGCAGTCCAGTCCCAGAAGCTCGCCGTCCGTGCCATCTCCCGCCTCCAGGCGCTTCCTGGCGGTGACGTCAAGCTCCTTTGTGACACCGTTGTTGAGCACGTCCGAGAGCTCACAGGTTACGACCGTGTTATGGTGTACAGGTTCCATGAGGACGAGCATGGGGAAGTCGTTGCGGAGAGCCGGCGCAGTAACCTTGAGCCATATATTGGGTTGCATTATCCTGCTACAGATATCCCACAGGCATCGCGCTTCCTGTTCCGGCAGAACCGTGTGAGGATGATTGCTGATTGCCATGCTGCGCCGGTGAGGGTCATCCAGGATCCTGCACTACAACAGCCACTGTGCTTGGTTGGGTCCACGCTGCGTGCACCACATGGTTGCCATGCGCAGTATATGGCGAACATGGGTTCCATTGCATCTCTTGTTATGGCAGTGATCATCAGTAGTGCTGGCGAAGATGATCACAACATTGCACGGGGCGGGATCCCGTCAGCAATGAAGTTGTGGGGGCTGGTAGTGTGCCACCACACCTCTCCACGGTGCATCCCTTTCCCACTACGGTATGCATGCGAGTTCCTCATGCAGGCCTTCGGATTGCAGCTCAACATGGAGTTGCAGCTTGCACACCAACTGTCAGAGAAACACATTCTGCGGACGCAGACGCTGCTGTGTGACATGCTACTCCGGGATTCACCAACTGGCATTGTCACACAAAGCCCCAGCATCATGGACCTTGTGAAGTGTGATGGTGCTGCTCTGTATTATCATGGGAAGTACTACCCTCTTGGTGTCACTCCTACAGAGGCTCAGATTAAGGACATCATTGAATGGTTGACTGTGTGCCATGGAGACTCGACCGGGCTCAGCACAGATAGCCTTGCTGATGCAGGCTACCCTGGTGCTGCTGCACTAGGAGATGCAGTGAGTGGAATGGCGGTAGCATATATCACACCAagtgattatttgttttggttCCGGTCACACACAGCTAAGGAGATAAAGTGGGGTGGTGCAAAGCATCATCCAGAGGATAAGGATGATGGACAACGAATGCACCCACGGTCATCGTTCAAGGCATTTCTTGAAGTTGTGAAGAGCAGGAGCTTACCATGGGAGAATGCAGAGATGGATGCAATACATTCCTTGCAGCTCATATTGCGGGACTCTTTCAGAGATTCTGCAGAGGGCACGAGTAACTCAAAAGCAATAGTCAATGGCCAGGTTCAGGTCGGGGAGCTAGAATTACGCGGAATAGATGAGCTTAGTTCGGTAGCAAGGGAGATGGTTCGGTTGATCGAGACAGCAACAGTACCCATCTTTGCAGTTGATACTGATGGATGTGTAAATGGTTGGAATGCAAAGGTTGCTGAGCTGACAGGCCTCTCTGTTGAGGAAGCAATGGGCAAATCATTGGTAAATGATCTCATCTTCCAGGAATCTGAGGAAATAGTAAATAAGCTACTCTCACGAGCTTTAAGAG GTGATGAAGACAAAAATGTAGAGATAAAGTTGAAGACATTCGGTTCCGAAAAATCTAAAGGGCCAATATTCGTTATTGTGAATGCTTGCTCTAGCAGGGattacacaaaaaatattgtggGGGTTTGTTTTGTTGGCCAGGACGTCACCGGAGAAAAGGTGGTCATGGATAAATTTGTCAACATACAAGGGGATTACAAGGCTATCGTACACAACCCTAATCCTCTCATACCCCCAATATTTGGTTCAGATGAGAATACTTGTTGTTCGGAGTGGAACACGGCAATGGAAAAACTCACAGGATGGCCAAGAGGGGAAGTTATTGGCAAGCTTCTGGTCGGTGAGGTCTTCGGTAATTGTTGCCGACTCAAGGGCCCAGATGCATTAACGAAGTTCATGATTGTCCTACACAATGCTTTAGGAGGGCAGGATTGTGAAAAATTccccttttcattttttaacaaGAATGGGAAATATGTGCAGGCCTTATTAACTGCAAACACGAGGAGCAAAATGGATGGTGAGGCTGTAGGGGCCTTCTGTTTCTTGCAGATTGCAAGTCCTGAATTACAGCAAGCCTTCGAGATTCAGAGACACCATGAAAAGAAGTGTTATGCAAGGATGAAGGAATTGGCTTACATCTATCAGGAAATAAAGAACCCTCTCAACGGTATCCGATTTACAAACTCGTTATTGGAGATGACTGATCTAAAGGATGACCAGAGGCAGTTTCTTGAAACCAGCACTGCTTGTGAGAAACAGATGTCCAAAATTGTTAGGGACGCTAGTCTCCAAAGTATTGAGGATGG CTCtttggtgcttgagaaaggtGAATTTTCACTAGGTAGTGTTATGAATGCTGTTGTAAGCCAAGTGATGATACAGCTGAGAGAAAGAGATTTACAACTTATTCGAGATATCCCTGATGAAATCAAAGAAGCCTCTGCATATGGTGACCAATATAGAATTCAACAAGTTTTATGTGATTTTTTGCTAAGCATGGTGAGGTTTGCTCCAGCTGAGAATGGCTGGGTGGAGATACAAGTCAGaccaaatataaaacaaaattctgATGGAACAGACACAATGCTTTTCCTCTTCAG ATTTGCCTGTCCTGGCGAAGGCCTTCCCCCAGAGGTTGTGCAAGACATGTTTAGTAACTCCCGCTGGACAACCCAAGAGGGTATTGGCCTAAGCATATGCAGGAAGATCCTCAAATTGATGGGTGGTGAGGTCCAATATATCAGGGAGTCAGAGCGGAGTTTCTTCCATATCGTCCTTGAGCTGCCCCAGCCTCACCAAGCAGCAAGTAGGGAGACAAGCTGA